A genomic region of Pseudomonas sp. MPC6 contains the following coding sequences:
- a CDS encoding nitrite/sulfite reductase, whose protein sequence is MYVYDEYDQRIIEDRVKQFRDQTRRYLAGELSEEEFRPLRLQNGLYIQRFAPMLRVAVPYGQLTSRQTRMMAKIARDYDKGYAHISTRQNVQFNWPALEDIPDILAELATVQMHAIQTSGNCLRNVTTDQFAGVAADELIDPRPWCEIVRQWTTFHPEFAYLPRKFKIAINGSTSDRAAIEVHDIGLEAVRNAAGEVGFRVLVGGGLGRTPVVGAFINEFLPWQDLLSYLDAILRVYNRYGRRDNKYKARIKILVKALTPEVFAQKVDAEMEHLRGGQTTLTEAEVHRVAKHFVDPEYKALDNQTAELAELDQQHPGFARWRTRNTLAHKKPGYVAVTLSLKPTGVAPGDITDKQLDAVADLAERYSFGQLRTSHEQNIILADVEQGRLFEMWGELREQGFATPNIGLLTDIICCPGGDFCSLANAKSIPIAESIQRRFDDLDYLFDIGELDLNISGCMNACGHHHVGHIGILGVDKKGEEFYQVSLGGSGTRDASLGKILGPSFAQDVMPDVIEKLIDVYIEQRTEDERFIDTYQRIGIDLFKERVYAANN, encoded by the coding sequence ATGTACGTATACGACGAGTACGATCAGCGGATCATCGAGGACCGCGTCAAGCAGTTCCGTGATCAGACCCGACGCTATCTGGCAGGCGAGCTGAGCGAAGAAGAATTCCGCCCGCTGCGCCTGCAAAACGGGCTTTATATCCAGCGTTTCGCGCCGATGTTGCGGGTGGCGGTGCCTTACGGCCAGCTGACTTCGCGCCAGACGCGAATGATGGCCAAGATTGCCCGCGACTATGACAAGGGCTATGCCCACATCAGTACCCGGCAGAACGTGCAGTTCAACTGGCCGGCGCTGGAAGACATTCCGGACATCCTCGCTGAGCTGGCGACCGTGCAGATGCACGCGATCCAGACCAGCGGCAACTGCCTGCGCAATGTCACCACCGACCAGTTCGCCGGTGTCGCCGCCGATGAACTGATCGATCCGCGCCCATGGTGCGAGATCGTCCGCCAATGGACGACGTTCCACCCGGAATTCGCCTACCTGCCGCGCAAGTTCAAGATCGCCATCAACGGCTCGACTTCCGACCGTGCCGCCATCGAAGTCCATGACATCGGCCTGGAAGCGGTGCGCAATGCCGCTGGCGAAGTCGGCTTCCGCGTGCTGGTCGGTGGCGGCCTGGGCCGTACTCCGGTGGTGGGCGCGTTCATCAATGAATTCCTGCCGTGGCAGGACCTGTTGAGCTACCTCGACGCCATCCTGCGGGTCTACAACCGCTATGGCCGTCGTGACAACAAGTACAAGGCGCGGATCAAGATTCTCGTCAAGGCCTTGACGCCTGAAGTCTTTGCGCAAAAAGTCGACGCGGAAATGGAACACCTGCGCGGTGGCCAGACCACATTGACCGAGGCCGAAGTGCATCGCGTCGCCAAACACTTCGTCGACCCCGAGTACAAGGCGCTGGACAACCAGACCGCCGAACTCGCCGAGCTCGACCAACAGCACCCGGGCTTTGCGCGCTGGCGCACCCGCAATACCCTGGCCCACAAGAAGCCGGGCTATGTGGCGGTGACCCTGTCCCTGAAGCCGACCGGCGTTGCCCCGGGCGACATCACCGACAAACAGCTCGACGCCGTGGCCGACCTGGCCGAGCGTTACAGCTTCGGTCAGCTGCGCACCTCCCACGAGCAGAACATCATCCTGGCCGACGTGGAACAGGGCCGGTTGTTCGAGATGTGGGGCGAACTGCGCGAGCAAGGCTTCGCCACGCCGAACATCGGCTTGCTGACCGACATCATCTGCTGCCCGGGCGGCGATTTCTGCTCCCTGGCCAACGCCAAGTCGATCCCGATCGCCGAATCGATCCAGCGCCGTTTCGACGACCTGGACTATCTGTTCGACATTGGCGAACTGGACCTGAACATCTCCGGCTGCATGAACGCCTGTGGCCACCACCACGTCGGCCACATCGGCATCCTCGGGGTGGACAAGAAAGGTGAAGAGTTCTACCAGGTTTCCCTGGGCGGCAGCGGCACCCGCGATGCGAGCCTGGGCAAGATCCTCGGCCCGTCCTTCGCCCAGGACGTCATGCCTGATGTGATCGAGAAGCTGATCGACGTGTACATCGAACAACGTACCGAAGACGAGCGCTTCATCGACACCTATCAGCGTATTGGCATCGACCTCTTCAAGGAGCGCGTCTATGCAGCGAATAATTAA
- a CDS encoding CbtB-domain containing protein, protein MSIISSTGSNTDKSTASSTTTLTQRLTAAACASILGVCLVYFAGFSHIEAVHNAAHDTRHSAAFPCH, encoded by the coding sequence ATGTCGATCATCAGCAGCACCGGCAGCAACACAGACAAGAGCACCGCCAGCAGCACCACGACCCTGACTCAACGCCTGACCGCCGCCGCCTGCGCGTCGATCCTCGGCGTGTGCCTGGTCTATTTTGCCGGTTTCTCGCACATCGAAGCGGTGCACAATGCCGCGCACGATACCCGTCACAGCGCCGCCTTCCCGTGCCATTGA
- the nfuA gene encoding Fe-S biogenesis protein NfuA, which yields MTAITITDAAHDYLADLLSKQNTPGIGIRVFITQPGTQYAETCIAYCKPGEEKPEDTALGLKSFTAYIDSFSEAFLDDAVVDYATDRMGGQLTIKAPNAKVPMVNADSPINERINYYLQTEINPGLASHGGQVSLIDVVDDGIAVLKFGGGCQGCGQADVTLREGIERTLLERVPELKGVRDVTDHTQKENAYY from the coding sequence ATGACCGCTATTACCATTACCGACGCCGCCCACGACTATCTGGCCGATCTGCTCTCCAAGCAGAACACGCCGGGTATCGGCATCCGCGTCTTTATCACCCAGCCTGGCACCCAGTACGCCGAAACCTGCATTGCCTACTGCAAGCCGGGCGAAGAAAAACCTGAAGACACGGCGCTGGGGCTGAAAAGCTTCACCGCCTACATCGATTCGTTCAGCGAAGCGTTCCTGGACGACGCGGTAGTCGACTACGCCACCGACCGCATGGGCGGCCAGCTGACCATCAAGGCGCCAAACGCCAAAGTACCGATGGTCAACGCCGACAGCCCGATCAACGAGCGTATCAACTATTACCTGCAGACCGAGATCAACCCGGGGCTCGCGAGCCACGGCGGTCAGGTCAGCCTGATCGATGTGGTCGATGACGGCATCGCCGTGCTCAAGTTCGGCGGCGGCTGCCAGGGCTGCGGCCAGGCGGACGTCACCCTGCGCGAAGGCATCGAGCGCACCTTGCTTGAGCGTGTTCCTGAGTTGAAGGGTGTTCGGGACGTGACCGACCACACGCAGAAAGAAAACGCCTATTACTAA
- a CDS encoding ABC transporter substrate-binding protein, translated as MCGEFSGLGRSALKVFCGVLLALGMVSAPCAQAASVLFLNPGTSGEAFWVSYSQFMQAAARDLAMDLRIQYAERIPGNTLKQAREALQGSDRPDYLVFVNEQSGAPEILRLAQGSGVKLFMVNNALTPDQMSLLGSQPEKYPDWLGSLVPNDEEGGYLMLKELIRLHGPVAPGQVVELLAFSGLKVTPAAQLREKGMMRALAEHPEVRLRQLVYGGWTRERAYEVAGLLFKRYPQASLVWTANDEMAFGAMQAYADAGGEPGKDALFGTINHSPAALQALLDGRLSVLLGGHFSLGGWALVQLHDYDQGVDFGQYGGRDRQLPLLQLIDRAQAMRLLALGVRQDYGVDFHKLSAKGQPASYRYPFSLQTLLH; from the coding sequence ATGTGCGGCGAATTTTCGGGGCTCGGACGATCAGCGTTGAAGGTGTTCTGTGGCGTATTGCTGGCGCTGGGGATGGTCTCGGCCCCTTGTGCCCAGGCGGCGTCGGTGCTGTTCCTGAACCCGGGAACCAGTGGCGAAGCTTTTTGGGTCAGTTACTCGCAGTTCATGCAGGCCGCGGCCAGGGACCTGGCCATGGATTTGCGCATTCAGTACGCCGAGCGGATACCTGGAAACACCCTCAAACAGGCTCGTGAAGCGCTGCAGGGGTCAGACCGGCCGGACTACCTGGTGTTCGTCAACGAGCAGTCCGGCGCCCCCGAAATCCTGCGCCTGGCCCAGGGCAGTGGCGTGAAGCTGTTCATGGTCAATAACGCGCTGACCCCGGACCAGATGAGCCTGCTCGGCTCGCAACCTGAAAAATATCCCGATTGGCTGGGCAGCCTGGTGCCCAACGACGAGGAGGGCGGCTACCTGATGCTCAAGGAGCTGATTCGCCTGCATGGCCCGGTCGCTCCCGGGCAGGTCGTCGAGCTGTTGGCGTTCTCCGGGCTGAAGGTCACGCCGGCGGCGCAGTTGCGTGAGAAAGGCATGATGCGGGCTTTGGCCGAGCACCCTGAAGTGCGACTGCGCCAGTTGGTGTATGGCGGCTGGACCCGGGAGCGCGCCTATGAGGTGGCCGGATTGCTGTTCAAACGCTATCCGCAGGCCTCGCTGGTCTGGACAGCCAATGACGAAATGGCCTTCGGGGCCATGCAAGCCTACGCCGACGCCGGTGGCGAACCTGGAAAAGACGCACTGTTCGGCACCATCAACCATTCGCCCGCGGCCTTGCAAGCGCTGCTGGACGGTCGGCTGAGTGTGCTGCTGGGTGGGCATTTCAGCCTGGGCGGCTGGGCCCTCGTGCAGTTGCATGACTACGATCAGGGTGTGGATTTCGGTCAGTACGGCGGCCGCGACCGGCAGCTTCCGTTGCTGCAACTGATCGATCGGGCACAGGCCATGCGCCTGCTGGCGCTGGGCGTCAGGCAGGATTACGGCGTGGATTTTCACAAGCTCTCGGCCAAGGGGCAACCGGCGTCGTATCGTTACCCGTTCAGCCTGCAAACCCTGCTGCACTGA
- a CDS encoding cobalamin biosynthesis protein, whose protein sequence is MTDNSTLPTLVVGLGCQRGCPVGTLRALLDQALQAHRIELHQVKALASIDLKREEPGLIELAAQLALPLMYFSSEQLAGYQPQLSHRSDIAFERTGCYGVAESAALALAEHLAQAPAKLLISRQKYAQATLALAGAA, encoded by the coding sequence ATGACGGATAACAGCACCTTGCCGACCCTGGTGGTCGGCCTGGGCTGCCAGCGCGGCTGCCCCGTCGGCACGTTGCGGGCATTGCTCGACCAGGCGCTGCAGGCTCATCGCATCGAGCTACACCAGGTCAAGGCACTAGCCAGCATCGACCTGAAGCGCGAAGAACCGGGCCTGATCGAACTGGCCGCACAGCTCGCGCTGCCGCTGATGTATTTCAGCAGCGAACAATTGGCCGGCTATCAACCGCAACTCAGCCACCGCTCGGACATCGCGTTCGAACGCACCGGCTGTTACGGCGTCGCGGAAAGTGCCGCCTTGGCCCTGGCCGAACACCTGGCCCAGGCGCCGGCGAAACTGCTGATTTCACGACAGAAATATGCCCAGGCCACCCTCGCGCTGGCTGGCGCTGCTTAA
- a CDS encoding CbtA family protein, whose translation MIKRIAQTAGFTGLLAALLLTLLQSFWVSPLILQAETYEKSEPAAVEVHEHAAGAVAAHSHDAEAWEPEDGWQRVLSTTGGNLVVAVGFALMLAGLYTLRAPTNTSQGLLWGLAGYATFVLAPTLGLPPELPGTVAADLAQRQVWWIGTAASTAAGIALIVFSRHWLMKVLGVAILAVPHVIGAPQPEVHSMLAPEALESQFKIASQLTNVAFWLALGLISAWLFRRKSAGQYHA comes from the coding sequence ATGATCAAGCGTATCGCGCAAACCGCAGGTTTCACCGGGCTGCTGGCCGCCCTGTTGCTGACCCTGCTGCAAAGTTTCTGGGTGTCGCCGCTGATTCTGCAGGCCGAGACCTACGAAAAATCCGAGCCGGCGGCTGTTGAAGTGCATGAGCACGCCGCAGGTGCTGTCGCCGCTCACAGCCATGACGCCGAGGCCTGGGAGCCGGAAGACGGCTGGCAGCGCGTGCTGTCGACCACCGGTGGCAACCTGGTGGTCGCGGTCGGTTTCGCGTTGATGCTCGCCGGCCTCTACACCTTGCGCGCCCCGACCAACACCTCTCAAGGCCTGCTCTGGGGCCTGGCCGGCTATGCGACCTTCGTGCTCGCGCCGACCCTCGGCCTGCCGCCTGAACTGCCGGGAACTGTCGCGGCCGATCTGGCGCAGCGGCAGGTCTGGTGGATCGGCACTGCCGCCTCCACCGCAGCCGGCATCGCCCTGATCGTGTTCAGCCGTCACTGGCTGATGAAGGTCCTCGGCGTCGCCATCCTCGCCGTGCCCCACGTGATAGGCGCGCCACAACCGGAAGTGCACTCGATGCTCGCTCCGGAAGCGCTCGAGTCGCAGTTCAAAATCGCTTCGCAGCTGACCAACGTCGCGTTCTGGCTGGCCCTGGGCCTGATCAGCGCCTGGTTGTTCCGCCGCAAAAGCGCTGGCCAATACCACGCATGA
- the cobM gene encoding precorrin-4 C(11)-methyltransferase: MTVYFIGAGPGDPELITVKGQRLIRSCPVIIYAGSLVPAAVLEGHQAERLVNSAELHLEQIIELFKCAHAKGQDVARVHSGDPSLYGAIGEQIRYLRELDIAFEIIPGVTATAACAALLGAELTLPDVSQSVILTRYADKTTMPAGEELGSLAQHGATMAIHLGVNHLQKILVELLPHYGADCPIAVIHRATWPDQDWVVGTLEDIAGKVEAKGFRRTALILVGRVLGSDHFSESSLYRAGHAHLYRP; the protein is encoded by the coding sequence ATGACTGTCTATTTCATTGGCGCAGGCCCCGGCGACCCGGAACTGATCACCGTCAAAGGCCAACGGCTGATCCGCAGCTGCCCGGTGATCATCTATGCCGGCTCCCTGGTGCCCGCCGCCGTACTCGAAGGTCATCAGGCCGAACGCCTGGTGAACAGCGCCGAACTGCACCTGGAACAGATCATCGAACTGTTCAAGTGCGCCCATGCCAAGGGCCAGGATGTGGCGCGGGTGCATTCCGGCGATCCGAGCCTGTATGGCGCCATTGGCGAACAGATCCGCTACCTGCGTGAACTCGACATTGCCTTTGAAATCATTCCCGGCGTGACCGCGACAGCGGCCTGTGCGGCCCTGCTGGGTGCGGAGTTGACCTTGCCGGATGTGTCACAGAGCGTGATTCTGACCCGCTACGCCGACAAGACGACGATGCCGGCCGGCGAAGAGTTGGGCAGCCTGGCGCAGCATGGAGCCACCATGGCGATCCATCTGGGAGTCAATCATCTGCAGAAGATCCTGGTCGAATTGTTGCCGCATTACGGTGCGGACTGTCCGATCGCGGTGATTCACCGGGCGACCTGGCCGGATCAGGATTGGGTGGTGGGGACGCTTGAGGATATTGCCGGGAAGGTTGAGGCGAAGGGGTTTCGGAGGACGGCGTTGATTCTGGTGGGCCGGGTGTTGGGCAGCGATCACTTCAGTGAGTCGTCGCTGTATCGCGCCGGGCATGCGCATTTGTATCGGCCATAG
- the metH gene encoding methionine synthase, with amino-acid sequence MSDRSVRLQALKHALKERILILDGGMGTMIQSYKLEEQDYRGKRFADWPSDVKGNNDLLILTRPDVIGSIEKAYLDAGADILETNTFNATQVSQADYGMQDLAYELNVEGARLARKVADAKTLETPDKPRFVAGVLGPTSRTCSLSPDVNNPGYRNVTFDELVENYTEATKGLIEGGADLILIETIFDTLNAKAAIFAVQGVYEELGVELPIMISGTITDASGRTLSGQTTEAFWNSVAHAKPISVGLNCALGASELRPYLEELSNKAGTYVSAHPNAGLPNEFGEYDELPSETAKVIEEFAQSGFLNIVGGCCGTTPGHIEAIAKAVAGYAPRAIPEIPKACRLSGLEPFTIDRSSLFVNVGERTNITGSAKFARLIRDDNYTEALEVALQQVEAGAQVIDINMDEGMLDSKKAMVTFLNLIAGEPDISRVPIMIDSSKWEVIEAGLKCIQGKGIVNSISMKEGVEQFIQHAKLCKRYGAAVVVMAFDEAGQADTEARKKEICKRSYDILVNDVGFPPEDIIFDPNIFAVATGIEEHNNYAVDFINACAYIRDELPYALTSGGVSNVSFSFRGNNPVREAIHSVFLLYAIRNGLTMGIVNAGQLEIYDQIPAELRDAVEDVILNRTPEGTDALLAIADKYKGDGSVKEAETEEWRNWDVNKRLEHALVKGITTHIVEDTEESRQSFARPIEVIEGPLMSGMNIVGDLFGAGKMFLPQVVKSARVMKQAVAHLIPFIELEKGDKPEAKGKILMATVKGDVHDIGKNIVGVVLGCNGYDIVDLGVMVPAEKILQVAKEQKCDIIGLSGLITPSLDEMVHVAREMQRQDFHLPLMIGGATTSKAHTAVKIEPKYSNDAVIYVTDASRAVGVATQLLSKELKPAFVEKTRLEYIEVRERTANRSARTERLSYPAAVAKKPQFDWSSYTPVKPTFTGAKVLDNIDLKVLAEYIDWTPFFISWDLAGKFPRILTDEVVGEAATSLYADAQEMLAKLIDEKLISARAVFGFWPANQVRDDDIELYGDDGKPLAKLHHLRQQIIKTDGKPNFSLADFVAPKDSEVTDYVGGFITTAGIGAEEVAKAYQDAGDDYNSIMVKALADRLAEACAEWLHQQVRKDYWGYAKDETLDNEALIKEQYTGIRPAPGYPACPDHTEKGTLFALLDPQASEMQAGRSGVFLTEHYAMFPAAAVSGWYFAHPQAQYFAVGKIDKDQVQSYTSRKGQELSVTERWLAPNLGYDN; translated from the coding sequence ATGTCCGATCGCAGTGTTCGCCTTCAAGCTCTCAAGCACGCCCTCAAAGAGCGCATCCTGATACTCGATGGCGGTATGGGCACAATGATCCAGAGCTACAAGCTCGAGGAGCAGGATTACCGCGGCAAACGCTTCGCCGACTGGCCGAGCGACGTCAAGGGCAACAACGACCTGTTGATCCTGACCCGCCCGGACGTGATCGGCTCGATCGAAAAAGCCTACCTGGACGCCGGCGCCGACATTCTGGAAACCAACACCTTCAACGCCACCCAGGTGTCCCAGGCCGACTACGGCATGCAGGACCTGGCGTACGAGTTAAACGTAGAAGGCGCCCGCCTGGCACGCAAGGTGGCGGACGCCAAGACCCTGGAAACGCCGGACAAGCCGCGCTTCGTCGCCGGCGTGCTCGGCCCGACCAGCCGGACCTGCTCGCTGTCGCCGGACGTGAACAACCCCGGCTATCGCAACGTGACCTTCGATGAACTGGTGGAAAACTACACCGAGGCCACCAAGGGCCTGATCGAAGGCGGCGCCGACCTGATCCTGATCGAAACCATCTTCGATACCCTGAACGCCAAGGCCGCGATCTTTGCCGTGCAAGGGGTTTACGAAGAACTGGGCGTCGAATTGCCGATCATGATTTCCGGCACCATCACCGATGCGTCGGGCCGCACCTTGTCGGGCCAGACCACCGAGGCGTTCTGGAACTCCGTGGCCCACGCCAAGCCGATCTCGGTCGGGCTGAACTGCGCCCTCGGTGCCAGCGAATTGCGCCCGTACCTGGAAGAGCTGTCGAACAAGGCCGGCACCTACGTCTCCGCGCACCCGAACGCCGGCCTGCCGAACGAATTCGGCGAGTACGACGAACTGCCATCGGAAACCGCCAAGGTCATCGAAGAATTCGCCCAAAGCGGCTTCCTCAACATTGTTGGCGGCTGCTGCGGCACCACCCCGGGTCACATCGAAGCCATCGCCAAGGCCGTGGCCGGTTACGCACCGCGCGCGATCCCGGAGATTCCCAAGGCCTGCCGCCTGTCGGGCCTGGAACCCTTCACCATCGATCGCAGCTCGCTGTTCGTCAACGTCGGCGAACGCACGAACATCACCGGTTCCGCCAAGTTCGCCCGGCTGATTCGTGACGACAACTACACCGAAGCCCTGGAAGTCGCCCTGCAGCAGGTCGAAGCCGGCGCCCAGGTGATCGACATCAACATGGACGAAGGCATGCTCGATTCGAAGAAGGCCATGGTGACCTTCCTCAATCTGATTGCCGGCGAGCCGGACATCTCCCGTGTACCGATCATGATCGACTCCTCCAAGTGGGAAGTGATCGAAGCCGGCCTGAAATGCATCCAGGGCAAGGGCATCGTCAACTCGATCAGCATGAAGGAAGGCGTCGAGCAGTTCATTCAGCACGCCAAACTGTGCAAGCGCTACGGTGCCGCCGTGGTCGTGATGGCCTTCGACGAAGCCGGCCAGGCCGACACCGAAGCGCGCAAGAAAGAAATCTGCAAACGCTCCTACGACATCCTGGTCAATGACGTCGGCTTCCCGCCGGAAGACATTATCTTTGACCCGAACATCTTCGCCGTGGCCACCGGCATCGAAGAACACAACAACTACGCCGTGGACTTCATCAACGCCTGCGCCTACATCCGCGACGAACTGCCGTATGCCCTGACCTCGGGCGGCGTGTCCAACGTGTCGTTCTCGTTCCGCGGCAACAACCCGGTGCGCGAGGCGATTCACTCGGTGTTCCTGCTGTATGCGATCCGCAACGGCCTGACCATGGGTATCGTCAACGCCGGCCAGCTGGAGATCTACGACCAGATCCCGGCCGAACTGCGCGACGCCGTCGAAGACGTGATCCTCAACCGCACCCCGGAGGGCACCGACGCCCTCCTCGCCATCGCCGACAAGTACAAGGGCGACGGCAGCGTCAAGGAAGCCGAGACCGAAGAGTGGCGCAACTGGGACGTCAACAAGCGCCTGGAACACGCACTGGTCAAGGGCATCACCACCCATATCGTCGAAGACACCGAAGAGTCGCGCCAGTCGTTCGCCCGGCCGATCGAAGTCATCGAAGGCCCGCTGATGTCCGGCATGAACATCGTCGGCGACCTGTTCGGCGCCGGTAAGATGTTCCTGCCGCAGGTGGTGAAATCCGCCCGTGTGATGAAGCAGGCCGTGGCCCACCTGATTCCGTTCATCGAACTGGAAAAAGGCGACAAGCCGGAAGCCAAGGGCAAGATCCTGATGGCCACGGTCAAGGGCGACGTGCACGACATCGGCAAGAACATAGTCGGTGTGGTGCTGGGTTGTAACGGCTACGACATCGTCGACCTCGGCGTGATGGTGCCGGCCGAGAAAATCCTGCAAGTGGCCAAGGAGCAGAAGTGCGACATCATCGGCCTGTCCGGCCTGATCACGCCTTCGCTGGATGAAATGGTTCACGTGGCCCGCGAGATGCAGCGCCAGGACTTCCACCTGCCGTTGATGATCGGCGGCGCGACCACCTCCAAGGCGCACACGGCGGTGAAGATCGAACCGAAGTACAGCAACGACGCGGTGATCTACGTCACCGACGCCTCGCGCGCCGTGGGCGTGGCGACCCAGTTGCTGTCCAAGGAACTGAAACCGGCGTTCGTCGAAAAGACCCGCCTGGAATACATCGAAGTCCGCGAGCGCACCGCCAACCGCAGCGCCCGTACCGAACGCCTGAGCTACCCCGCCGCGGTCGCCAAGAAGCCGCAGTTCGACTGGAGCAGCTACACCCCGGTCAAACCAACCTTCACCGGCGCCAAAGTGCTGGACAACATCGACCTCAAGGTGTTGGCCGAATACATCGACTGGACGCCGTTCTTCATCTCCTGGGACCTGGCCGGCAAGTTCCCGCGCATCCTCACCGATGAAGTGGTCGGTGAAGCCGCCACTTCGCTCTACGCCGATGCCCAGGAAATGCTCGCCAAGCTGATCGACGAAAAACTCATCAGCGCCCGTGCGGTGTTCGGCTTCTGGCCGGCCAACCAGGTGCGCGACGATGACATCGAGCTCTACGGCGACGACGGCAAGCCACTGGCCAAGCTGCATCACTTGCGCCAGCAGATCATCAAGACCGACGGCAAGCCGAACTTCTCCCTGGCCGACTTCGTGGCCCCGAAGGACAGCGAAGTCACCGACTACGTGGGGGGGTTCATTACCACCGCCGGGATCGGCGCCGAAGAAGTGGCCAAGGCCTACCAGGATGCCGGCGACGATTACAACTCGATCATGGTCAAGGCCCTGGCCGACCGCCTGGCCGAGGCCTGCGCCGAATGGCTGCACCAGCAGGTCCGTAAGGATTACTGGGGTTACGCCAAGGACGAAACGCTCGACAACGAGGCGTTGATCAAGGAGCAATACACCGGCATCCGCCCTGCTCCGGGCTACCCGGCCTGCCCGGATCACACCGAGAAAGGCACCTTGTTCGCACTGCTCGACCCGCAAGCCAGCGAAATGCAGGCGGGCCGCAGCGGGGTGTTCCTGACCGAGCACTACGCGATGTTCCCGGCGGCGGCGGTCAGCGGCTGGTACTTCGCGCACCCGCAGGCGCAGTACTTCGCCGTGGGCAAGATCGACAAGGACCAGGTGCAGAGCTACACGTCGCGCAAAGGCCAGGAGCTGAGCGTGACCGAGCGCTGGCTGGCGCCGAACCTGGGTTACGACAACTGA
- a CDS encoding DUF2970 domain-containing protein codes for MDDPVDNNKPPTFWQMLHSVMAAAFGVQSGKNRARDFTHGKPSHFVILGIVFTAVFALTLFGIVKLVLHLAGI; via the coding sequence ATGGACGATCCAGTCGACAACAACAAACCGCCCACCTTCTGGCAGATGCTGCACAGCGTCATGGCCGCGGCGTTCGGGGTGCAGAGCGGGAAGAACCGGGCCCGGGACTTCACTCACGGCAAGCCCAGCCATTTCGTGATCCTGGGGATTGTGTTCACGGCAGTGTTCGCCCTGACCCTGTTCGGCATTGTCAAACTGGTGCTGCACCTGGCCGGGATCTGA
- the cobW gene encoding cobalamin biosynthesis protein CobW, which produces MKTLAKLPVTIVTGFLGSGKTTLLRHMLDNAQGRRIAVIVNEFGELGIDGEILKQCAIGCTEEEANGRVYELANGCLCCTVQEEFFPVMRELVARRGDLDHILIETSGLALPKPLVQAFQWPEIRSACTVDAVITVVDSPAVAAGTFAAFPDQVDAQRKLDPNLDHESPLHELFADQLASADLVILNKADLISPEDLARVRLEVAEELPPAVKVIEASSGRLPLDVLIGLGVGSEAHIDSRHSHHDHHHEGEDDHDHDAFDSISIELPQADESLLLDALTQLVVQHGILRVKGFAAIPGKPMRLLIQGVGTRFDKHFDRRWGADEVRTTRLVLIGQELDATLLEAQLRAALSV; this is translated from the coding sequence ATGAAAACACTGGCCAAACTTCCCGTCACCATCGTTACCGGCTTCCTCGGTTCGGGCAAGACCACCTTGCTGCGGCACATGCTCGACAACGCCCAGGGCCGTCGCATCGCGGTGATCGTCAACGAGTTCGGCGAGCTGGGCATCGATGGCGAAATCCTCAAGCAGTGCGCCATCGGCTGCACCGAGGAAGAAGCCAACGGCCGCGTCTACGAGCTGGCCAACGGCTGCCTGTGCTGCACCGTCCAGGAAGAATTCTTCCCGGTGATGCGTGAACTGGTGGCCCGTCGCGGCGACCTCGACCACATCCTCATCGAAACCTCGGGCCTGGCCCTGCCAAAACCCCTGGTGCAAGCCTTCCAGTGGCCGGAAATCCGCAGCGCCTGCACCGTTGACGCGGTGATCACCGTGGTCGACAGCCCGGCCGTCGCCGCCGGCACCTTCGCCGCATTCCCGGACCAGGTCGACGCCCAGCGCAAACTCGACCCGAACCTGGACCACGAATCGCCGCTGCACGAACTGTTCGCCGACCAACTGGCCAGCGCCGACCTGGTGATCCTCAACAAGGCCGACCTGATCAGCCCTGAAGACCTGGCCCGTGTGCGCCTGGAAGTCGCCGAAGAACTGCCGCCCGCGGTGAAAGTCATCGAAGCCAGCAGCGGCCGCCTGCCGCTGGACGTACTGATCGGCCTCGGTGTCGGTTCCGAAGCGCACATCGACAGTCGTCACAGCCATCATGATCATCACCATGAAGGCGAGGACGATCACGACCACGACGCCTTCGATTCGATCTCCATCGAACTGCCGCAAGCCGACGAAAGCCTGCTGCTGGATGCCTTGACCCAACTGGTGGTCCAGCACGGCATCCTGCGAGTCAAAGGGTTCGCCGCGATCCCGGGCAAGCCGATGCGCCTGCTGATCCAGGGCGTGGGCACGCGCTTCGACAAGCATTTCGACCGTCGGTGGGGCGCCGATGAAGTGCGCACCACGCGCCTGGTGTTGATCGGCCAGGAACTGGACGCGACGCTGCTCGAAGCGCAATTGCGCGCCGCACTCAGCGTCTAA